Proteins encoded in a region of the Trichomycterus rosablanca isolate fTriRos1 chromosome 26, fTriRos1.hap1, whole genome shotgun sequence genome:
- the hpda gene encoding 4-hydroxyphenylpyruvate dioxygenase, which produces MTSYTDKGEKPERGKFVKFHHLTFWVGNAKQAAAFYCDKMGFEPLAYKGLETGSRDVVSHVIKQDKILFVFQSPLNPGNEVMGRHIIKHGDAVKDITFQVEDCDFLVQKAKERGAVIVKEPWVEQDNYGKVKYAVVQTYGDTTHTLVEYLGPYKGLFLPGYKEPLFKDPFLPKLPSGCLNFIDHIVGNQPDDEMVPISDWYQKCLLFHRFWSIDDKQIHTQYSSLRSIVVTNYEETIKMPINEPAPGKKKSQIQEYVDYNGGPGVQHIALNTSNIIQAIMNLKARGMEFLSTPDTYYDSLREKLKTAKIKVKEDLKTLQELKVLVDFDDKGYLLQIFTKPVQDRPTLFLEVIQRHNHFGFGAGNFKSLFEAIEKDQAARGNLTTLTSDGNAKIFN; this is translated from the exons ATG aCAAGCTACACTGACAAAGGAGAAAAG CCAGAGCGAGGCAAATTTGTAAAGTTTCACCATCTGACATTCTGGGTGGGCAATGCTAAACAG GCAGCAGCCTTCTACTGTGACAAGATGGGCTTCGAGCCTCTTGCCTACAAAGGCTTGGAGACGGGTAGTAGAGACGTAGTGTCCCACGTCATAAAGCAGGATAAG ATTTTATTTGTCTTTCAGTCTCCACTAAACCCTGGGAATGAAG TAATGGGTCGTCACATCATAAAGCATGGAGATGCAGTTAAGGACATCACATTCCAAGTAGAAGACTGTGACTTCTTAGTCCAG AAAGCCAAAGAGAGGGGAGCAGTAATTGTGAAAGAGCCGTGGGTGGAACAGGACAACTACGGCAAAGTTAAATATGCTGTTGTTCAAACT TATGGAGATACGACCCACACATTGGTTGAGTACCTGGGTCCCTACAAAGGTCTATTTTTGCCAGGATACAAAGAACCTCTCTTTAAAGACCCCTTCCTCCCAAAGCT GCCTTCAGGCTGTCTGAACTTCATCGACCACATTGTGGGAAACCAGCCAGATGATGAAATGGTGCCCATATCAGACTG GTACCAAAAATGTCTGTTGTTCCACCGCTTCTGGTCCATCGATGATAAGCAAATCCACACGCAGTACAGCTCTCTTAGATCCATCGTGGTCACCAACTACGAGGAGACCATCAAGATGCCCATCAATGAACCAGCACCTGggaaaaagaaatcacagattcaG GAATATGTGGATTACAATGGAGGACCTGGAGTGCAGCATATTGCCCTGAACACCTCAAACATCATCCAAGCT ATTATGAACCTGAAAGCCCGAGGCATGGAGTTTCTGTCCACTCCAGACACCTACTATGACAGCCTGCGTGAGAAACTTAAGACGGCCAAGATCAAAGTGAAGGAGGACCTGAAGACCCTGCAG GAACTCAAAGTCTTAGTAGATTTTGATGATAAGGGCTACCTGCTCCAGATCTTCACCAAACCTGTGCAGGACCGACCCACTCTCTTCCTAGAGGTCATCCAGAGGCACAACCACTTT gGTTTTGGGGCTGGAAACTTCAAATCTCTGTTTGAGGCCATCGAGAAAGATCAAGCTGCCAGAGGGAACCTCACCACTCTCACCTCAGATGGCAATGCCAAGATTTTCAACTGA